The following are encoded together in the Mesoterricola sediminis genome:
- a CDS encoding AAA family ATPase, giving the protein MPAKPALPLAPLLHECRKVIVGQPRVLERLMAALLVPGHVLLEGLPGLAKTRTIRTLASASRMAFRRIQFTPDLLPSDVVGTLVFDPRNLTFSPRIGPIFANLLLADEINRAPSKVQSALLEAMEERQVTLGEEAFTLPDPFLVLATQNPLEQEGTFPLPEAQMDRFLFKLKVDYPGAEEEAEVLRRADGHEEPVHPAVDAQALIEARKEAQRVRLDEAIRTYIVRLVQGTRPGQGKAWKGRELLRCGASPRAALAFQAAGKAVAYLAGRDHVLPEDVANLAPDVLRHRLLLTYESEADGVTTDDVIKALLAATPRP; this is encoded by the coding sequence ATGCCCGCGAAACCCGCACTCCCCCTTGCCCCCCTGCTGCACGAATGCCGGAAGGTCATCGTGGGCCAGCCCCGGGTCCTCGAGCGGCTGATGGCCGCCCTGCTGGTCCCCGGCCATGTCCTCCTGGAGGGCCTGCCCGGCCTGGCCAAGACCCGGACCATCCGGACCCTGGCCTCGGCCAGCCGCATGGCCTTCCGCCGCATCCAGTTCACCCCGGACCTCCTGCCCTCGGACGTGGTGGGCACCCTCGTCTTCGACCCGCGGAACCTCACCTTCTCCCCCCGCATCGGCCCGATCTTCGCCAACCTGCTCCTGGCCGACGAGATCAACCGGGCCCCCAGCAAGGTCCAGTCCGCCCTCCTCGAGGCCATGGAGGAGCGTCAGGTGACCCTGGGCGAGGAGGCCTTCACCCTTCCGGACCCCTTCCTCGTCCTCGCCACCCAGAACCCCCTCGAGCAGGAGGGGACCTTCCCCCTCCCCGAGGCCCAGATGGACCGGTTCCTCTTCAAATTGAAGGTGGACTATCCCGGCGCCGAGGAAGAGGCGGAGGTGCTGCGCCGCGCCGACGGGCACGAGGAGCCCGTCCATCCCGCCGTGGACGCCCAGGCCCTCATCGAGGCCCGGAAGGAGGCCCAGCGGGTCCGCCTGGACGAGGCCATCCGCACCTACATCGTCCGGCTGGTCCAGGGCACGCGCCCGGGCCAGGGCAAGGCGTGGAAAGGGCGGGAACTGCTCCGGTGCGGCGCCTCGCCCCGGGCGGCCCTGGCCTTCCAGGCCGCCGGGAAGGCCGTCGCCTACCTGGCCGGCCGTGACCACGTGCTGCCCGAGGACGTGGCCAACCTGGCGCCGGACGTCCTGCGGCACCGCCTCCTCCTGACCTACGAAAGCGAGGCGGACGGCGTCACCACCGATGATGTCATCAAGGCCCTGCTGGCGGCGACGCCCCGGCCCTGA
- a CDS encoding asparaginase: MKPRILMIHTGGTLGMAPQGDPSSLAPGPSLERILEQVPELAKVADLSLAVPFNRDSAALEPEHILQLARLLREGLADCQGAVVVHGTDTMAFTASVLGFLLGGQGKPVVLTGSQRPLAYVRTDARGNLVDAVSIAAQGVPEVGICFGDHWLRGVACDKVSVHRYQAFESPNLPPLAELGLTIQFHPHAGAFERRTPAWVREALEPAIEVRTPFPGQPWLPLGEGTRGVVIQGFGAGNLPMDRPDLQAFLASCRDRGVPVVVVSQCLSGGVDLQTYDLGRQARELGAIPGGRHTRWAAVAKLALVLGAGRGRKEAEEAFATSWAGEPL, translated from the coding sequence ATGAAGCCTCGCATTCTGATGATCCACACCGGGGGCACCCTGGGCATGGCCCCCCAGGGCGATCCCTCCTCCCTGGCCCCGGGCCCCTCCCTGGAGCGGATCCTGGAGCAGGTCCCCGAACTGGCCAAGGTGGCGGACCTGAGCCTGGCCGTGCCCTTCAACCGGGATTCCGCGGCCCTGGAGCCCGAGCACATCCTCCAGCTCGCGCGTCTGCTTCGCGAAGGCCTCGCCGACTGCCAGGGCGCCGTCGTGGTCCACGGCACCGACACCATGGCCTTCACGGCCTCGGTGCTGGGCTTCCTCCTGGGCGGCCAGGGCAAGCCGGTGGTGCTCACGGGCTCCCAGCGCCCCCTGGCCTACGTGCGCACCGACGCCCGCGGCAACCTGGTGGACGCGGTCTCCATCGCGGCCCAGGGCGTGCCGGAAGTCGGGATCTGCTTCGGAGACCACTGGCTCCGGGGCGTGGCCTGCGACAAGGTCAGCGTCCACCGCTACCAGGCCTTCGAATCTCCCAACCTGCCGCCCCTGGCCGAGCTGGGGCTCACCATCCAGTTCCACCCCCACGCCGGCGCCTTCGAGCGGCGCACCCCCGCCTGGGTGCGCGAGGCCCTGGAGCCCGCCATCGAGGTGCGCACCCCCTTCCCCGGCCAGCCCTGGCTGCCCCTCGGGGAGGGCACCCGGGGCGTCGTCATCCAGGGCTTCGGGGCGGGGAACCTCCCCATGGACCGCCCCGACCTCCAGGCCTTCCTCGCCAGCTGCCGGGACCGCGGCGTGCCCGTGGTGGTGGTGAGCCAGTGCCTGTCCGGCGGAGTGGACCTGCAGACCTACGATCTGGGCCGCCAGGCCCGGGAGCTCGGCGCCATCCCGGGCGGCCGCCACACGCGCTGGGCCGCGGTGGCCAAACTGGCCCTGGTGCTGGGCGCGGGCCGCGGCCGGAAGGAGGCGGAGGAGGCCTTCGCCACGTCCTGGGCGGGGGAGCCCCTCTAG
- the serS gene encoding serine--tRNA ligase, translating to MLDAALFRTDLDAVVQGLAARGAAFDRETFSRLEEERRRVIQEAEVLKAERNRVSEEVARLKRAKENADHLIAAQREAGDKLKTLEAAEKEAEAAFRAFLATIPNLPHESVPVGKDEHSNVEIKRWGAPRAIAAPKDHVELGTRLGILDLDRAAKLSGARFAVLKGLGAKLERALVSFMADLHAGAGWNEVLPPYMVLPEAMYGTGQLPKFEQDLFRTSRGEDTLYLIPTAEVPVTNLYREEILAEDQLPLRHFAFTPCFRSEAGSYGRDTKGIIRQHQFHKVELVSFTAPEKAQEELETLTREAETVLEALELPYRRMLLCTGDMGFSSRKTFDLEVWLPSQDTYREISSCSWFGDFQARRANIRYRPSAGKPQMLHTLNGSGLAVGRTWVAILENYQNEDGTITVPKALRPYLGCDVIR from the coding sequence ATGCTCGACGCTGCCCTGTTCCGCACCGACCTGGACGCCGTGGTCCAGGGCCTCGCCGCCCGGGGGGCGGCCTTCGACCGGGAGACCTTCTCCCGCCTCGAGGAGGAGCGCCGCCGGGTGATCCAGGAAGCCGAGGTCCTCAAGGCGGAGCGCAACCGCGTCTCCGAGGAGGTGGCCCGCCTCAAGCGCGCCAAGGAGAACGCCGACCACCTCATCGCCGCGCAGCGCGAGGCCGGCGACAAGCTGAAGACCCTCGAGGCCGCGGAGAAGGAGGCGGAGGCCGCCTTCCGGGCCTTCCTCGCCACGATCCCCAACCTGCCCCACGAGAGCGTCCCCGTCGGCAAGGACGAGCATTCCAACGTGGAGATCAAGCGCTGGGGCGCCCCCCGCGCGATCGCGGCCCCCAAGGACCACGTCGAGCTGGGCACGCGCCTGGGCATCCTGGACCTGGACCGCGCCGCCAAGCTCAGCGGCGCCCGGTTCGCGGTCCTGAAGGGCCTGGGGGCCAAGCTGGAGCGGGCCCTGGTCTCCTTCATGGCCGACCTCCACGCCGGCGCGGGCTGGAACGAGGTGCTCCCGCCCTACATGGTGCTCCCCGAGGCCATGTACGGGACCGGCCAGCTCCCCAAGTTCGAGCAGGACCTCTTCCGCACGAGCCGCGGCGAGGACACCCTCTACCTGATCCCCACCGCCGAGGTGCCGGTCACGAACCTCTACCGGGAGGAGATCCTGGCCGAGGACCAGCTCCCCCTGCGCCACTTCGCCTTCACGCCCTGCTTCCGCAGCGAGGCCGGCAGCTACGGCAGGGACACCAAGGGCATCATCCGCCAGCACCAGTTCCACAAGGTGGAGCTCGTGTCCTTCACGGCGCCCGAGAAGGCCCAGGAGGAGCTGGAGACGCTCACCCGCGAGGCCGAGACCGTGCTCGAGGCGCTGGAGCTGCCCTACCGGCGCATGCTCCTGTGCACCGGCGACATGGGCTTCTCCTCCCGGAAGACCTTCGACCTGGAGGTCTGGCTGCCCAGCCAGGACACCTACCGGGAGATCAGCTCCTGCTCCTGGTTCGGGGACTTCCAGGCCCGCCGCGCCAACATCCGCTACCGCCCCTCGGCCGGCAAGCCCCAGATGCTCCACACCCTCAACGGCAGCGGCCTCGCCGTGGGCCGCACCTGGGTGGCCATCCTCGAGAACTACCAGAACGAGGACGGCACCATCACCGTGCCCAAGGCCCTCCGGCCCTACCTGGGCTGCGACGTCATCCGCTAG